TCCttcaagtattattttttaaaggtatggTTTAAAAATAGATCAACTTTAAACACACCTCTTTGAGTCACATTGTGTGATATTTGCCATACTGAATATTCTCCCTAAATTCAGGCTACGAATCAATAATCTGAACTGTATACacgtaaaaataaaaaagttataataTTCGTACTAGTCAGAGTTCTCTTGGCACATATAATTAGCCAACACAATCTTCAAGTCACGTGTtccaaaaatatgttaaaatacgTACCaccctttaaaaattacttattttctcttatattaagattttattacattttaaatgcttttagaCTTGACAGAAGACATTCACAGGTAAACATCCGGGACTTAAAAAACAATAACCAATATTATTAAGATAAATTATTGCTGTAAATAATCTCATGAAgacataatgttttttaaaaacaggcaaggCTTATTTTGTTGAGGTGTCTTCGTTGTACAGGGTCGGCAACCGGTCGGATCTGAAGCCAGGGAGCCCTCACCTCACCCCGACTTGGTCACTGAAGACATGCAGTTGCAGGGGTGCTTATTTGCTATAGGCTTTTCAAGTCACAAAAGCCTCGTAGAGGGAAGAACCCGAAGCAGTGCTCCAAGGGCATCTCCAACCTGGCCATCGCCGCCTGCACCGCGCACACAGGTAGGGGACGCCCACCTGCCCGTGCGCTGGGCGCGGGGCGCTCCTGTGGGAGAGAGGACGCCCGGGTGTGGAAGGAAGGGGGGTTCCCGCAACGGCGGGGGGGAGGGGACGCCCCGATGTGGAAGGAAGGGGGGTTCCCGCAGCGGCGGTGGGGGGGATGGGACGCCCCGGTGTGGAAGGAAGGGGGGTTCCCGCAGCGGCGGGGGGGGATGGGACGCCCCGGTGTGGAAGGAAGTGGGGGCTCCCGCAGCGGCGGGGGGGGATGGGACGCCCCGGTGTGGAAGGAAGTGGGGGCTCCCGCAGCAGTGTGGGGAGGGGACGCCCCGGTGTGGGAGGAAGGGGGGGCTCCCGCAGCAGTGTGGGGAGGGGACGCCCCGGTGTGGGAGGAAGGGGGGGCTCCCGCAGCAGTGTGGGGAGGGGACGCCCCGGTGTGGGAGGAAGGGGGCGCTCCCGCAGCAGTGTGGGGAGGGGACGCCCCGGTGTGGGAGGAAGGGGCGCTCCCGCTGCGGTGTGGGGAGGGGACGCCCCGGTGTGGGAGGAAGGGGGGGCTCCCGCAGCAGTGTGGGGAGGGGACGCCCCGGTGTGGGAGGAAGGGGGCGCTCCCGCAGCAGTGTGGGGAGGGGACGCCCCGGTGTGGGAGGAAGGGGGGGCTCCCGCAGCAGTGTGGGGAGGGGACGCCCCGGTGTGGGAGGAAGGGGGGGCTCCCGCAGCAGTGTGGGGAGGGGACGCCCCGGTGTGGGAGGAAGGGGGCGCTCCCGCAGCAGTGTGGGGAGGGGACGCCCCGGTGTGGGAGGAAGGGGCGCTCCCGCTGCGGTGTGGGGAGGGGACGCCCCTGCGGAAGGGGGGCTCCCGCGGGGGCTGCGCGGACGGCCGCGCGGTCTCCCAGCTCCGTGCCCGCCCTCTCCCCGGCGTAACTGAAACCGCACTTTCTCCGCCCGCCGTCCCCGATGTCTTTCTCCTGTCACCTCCCAAACGCGACTTCAACTTCCCGGGAAGCTGACAAGTGAATGGCGCCGAGGACGCCCCGGAAAGCGCCCGCGAGCGGGTGGGACCCCGGCACCCCTCCGCGCCCCTCGCAGCCCCGCTGTCCTCCAGGGAAGGGCGCGCGCCGCTCTGGATCCGGAGCGCCGGGACGAACGCGAGGCTCGCGAACCCGCGGCCGCCGGCCCCGGAACCTCCCCACGCTCCGCGGCTGCCGGGTCCCGGGACCGGGGACTGGAGCGGGGCACCGGGACGCGGAGGAGGCGCGCCCGCCCCAAGCGTGGGAGCGGCCGCCCTCGCCCCAACTGGGGACCCCGCGTCCCGAGGGCACGGCCCCGCTCGCCGCCCCGGCTTCCCCCGCGAGGCCGCGGCCCCCGCCGCCGGTCCCGatcccccgccccgccccgcgcggcCCCGCCCGGCGCCCCCTCCCCGGCGGAAGCTCGAGCCCAATTAATTGAGTCCGAGGCGGGAGCGAAGGGCCCTGCGCGCCGcggcccgccccgcccctcctccgCGCCCCTTTTCCCGCCTTGGGTGGCATCTCCTCCGCCGGCATCCACAGCGAGCCGCTGATTAATGAGGCCGGggccgcccccaccccgcccggccGGCCCGGGCCTCCGCCGGAGGGGGAGGGGACGGCGGGAAACGCGGCCCGGGGAGAaaggggggcggggcgggggcgcgcgGCCCGCCCCCGCGAGCCGCGCGCCGATTGGCCGAGCGGGCCGTCCGTCTGGGGGCGCGGCGCCAATGCGCggtggcggggcggggcggccgcGCCGTGTGTGCCTGCGTAACGCCGAGTCACATGTTGTTTTGCTCTTCTTAGTTCAGTCACTCGGTGCGCGATGTGTTACTCACTGTGCGGCGGGGACCGCGACGAGCCCGGGTCGCCGTTggcagcggcagcggcagcggcagcggcagcagcagcccCGGCGGCGGCGCGGACCCCGAGCGCCCCGGCGCACCCCGGCTCCCCGGAGCGCGACGCGGCGGCGGCAGCCCCGGTGCGGCCGCGCGCGCCTTAGGCTCGGCCCCGCGGCTCGGGGACCCCGACTCCCGGCCCAGCCAGCGCGTCCCCAGGCGCCGCCCGAGAGCCAGGGAGGCAGCGGCCGCAGGCAGCCGGGCCGGGGGGCGGCCACCGCCCGCGCCGGGCATCCTCGGGAGCCTCCGGAGCGCGGAGGGCGCGGCGCCGCCGAGCGGGGCTGGCCCCCGCGGGCCTCCCCGGACCTTCCCCGCCGCCTGGGCCCGAGGGACGCGTGCTCGGGCGGGCGGCCGGGCGCAAGAGTGGGAGGGAGCCGCCCCCGCCCGCGCCCTCTCCGCCCCTCGCCCCAGCCCCCGGGCGCCGGGCCTGGGCGGCGCGGCCTGAAGCGCCCGCGATGGCGAGCCCGCCGCGGCAGGGGCCGCCCGGGCCGGCGAGCGGAGACGGCCCCaacctcaacaacaacaacaacaacaacaaccacagcGTGCGCAAGTGCGGCTACCTGCGCAAGCAGAAGCACGGCCACAAGCGCTTCTTCGTGCTGCGCGGGCCCGGCGCGGGCGGCGACGAGGCGACGGCGGGCGGGGGGTCGGCGCCGCAGCCGCCGCGGCTCGAGTACTACGAGAGCGAGAAGAAGTGGCGGAGCAAGGCGGGCGCGCCGAAGCGGGTGATCGCGCTCGACTGCTGCCTCAACATCAACAAGCGCGCCGACGCCAAGCACAAGTACCTGATCGCCCTCTACACCAAGGACGAGTACTTCGCCGTGGCCGCCGAGAAcgagcaggagcaggagggctGGTACCGCGCGCTCACCGACCTGGTCAGCGAGGGCCGCGCGGCCGCCGGAGACGCGCCCCCCGCCGCCGCGCCCGCCGCCTCCTGCAGCGGCTCCCTGCCCGCAGCCCTGGGCGGCTCCGCCGGCGCTGCCGGCGCCGAGGACAACTACGGGCTGGTGGCGCCCGCCACGGCCGCCTACCGCGAGGTGTGGCAGGTGAACCTGAAGCCCAAGGGTCTGGGCCAGAGCAAGAACCTGACGGGCGTGTACCGCCTGTGCCTGTCGGCGCGCACCATCGGCTTCGTGAAGCTCAACTGCGAGCAGCCGTCGGTGACGCTGCAGCTCATGAACATCCGCCGCTGCGGCCACTCGGACAGCTTCTTCTTCATCGAGGTGGGCCGCTCGGCCGTCACGGGCCCCGGCGAGCTCTGGATGCAGGCGGACGACTCGGTGGTGGCGCAGAACATCCACGAGACCATCCTGGAGGCCATGAAGGCGCTCAAGGAGCTCTTCGAGTTCCGGCCGCGCAGCAAGAGCCAGTCGTCGGGGTCGTCGGCCACGCACCCCATCAGCGTGCCCGGCGCGCGCCGCCACCACCACCTGGTCAACCTGCCCCCCAGCCAGACGGGCCTGGTGCGCCGCTCGCGCACCGACAGCCTGGCCGCCACCCCGCCGGCCGCCAAGTGCAGCTCGTGCCGGGTGCGCACCGCCAGCGAGGGCGACggcggcgcggcggcggcggcggcggcggcggcgggggcggcggccgCGGGCGCCAGGCCGGTGTCGGTGGCCGGGAGCCCCCTGAGCCCCGGGCCGGCGCGCGCGCCCCTGAGCCGCTCGCACACCCTGAGCGGCGGCTGCGGCGGCCGCGGGAGCAAGGTGGCGCTGCTGCCGGCAGGGGGCGCGCTGCAGCACAGCCGCTCCATGTCCATGCCCGTGGCGCACTCGCCGCCCGCCGCCACCAGCCCCGGCTCCCTGTCGTCCAGCAGCGGCCACGGCTCGGGCTCCTACCCGCCGCTGCCGGGCGCGCACCCGCCCCTGCCGCACCCGCTGCACCACGGCCCCGGCCAGCGGCCCTCCAGCAGCAGCGCCTCCGCCTCGGGCTCCCCTAGCGACCCCGGCTTCATGTCCCTGGACGAGTACGGCTCCAGCCCCGGCGACCTGCGCGCCTTCTGCAGCCACCGGAGCAACACGCCCGAGTCCATCGCGGAGACGCCCCCGGCCCgggacggcggcggcggcgagctGTACGGGTACATGACTATGGACAGGCCCCTGAGCCACTGCGGCCGCCCCTACCGCAGGGTGTCGGGGGACGCGGCCCAGGACCTGGACCGAGGGCTGCGCAAAAGGACCTACTCCCTGACCACGCCGGCCCGGCAGCGGCCGGTGCCCCAGCCTTCCTCCGCCTCGCTGGATGAGTACACGCTGATGCGGGCCACCTTCTCGGGCAGCGCGGGCCGCCTCTGCCCGTCCTGCCCCGCGTCGTCCCCTAAGGTGGCTTACCACCCCTACCCGGAGGACTACGGGGACATCGAGATCGGCTCCCACCGGAGCTCCAGCAGCAACTTGGGCGCAGACGACGGCTACATGCCCATGACGCCCGGCGCGGCCCTTGCGGGCAGCGGGAGAGGCAGCTGCAGGAGCGACTACATGCCCATGAGCCCCGCCAGCGTGTCCGCCCCCAAGCAGATCCTGCAGCCCAGGgccctcgccgccgccgccgtgcCCCCCGCGGGGTCCGCGGGCCCAGCGCCCACCTCTGCGGCCGGCAGGACCTTCCCTGTCAGCGGGGGCAGCTACAAGGTCAGCTCGCCCGCGGAGAGCTCGCCCGAGGACAGCGGGTACATGCGCATGTGGTGCGGCTCCAAGCTGCCCATGGAGCACGCGGATAGCAAGCTGCTGCCCAACGGGGACTACCTCAACATGTCCCCCGGCGACGCGGGCACCCCGCCCGACCTCTTCTCCGCGGCCCTGCACGCCGGCGGCGAGCCGCTTAGGGGCGTCCCAGGCTGCTGCTACAGCACCTTGCCGCGCTCCTACAAGGCGCCCTACACGTGCGGCGGCGACAGCGACCAGTACGTGCTCATGAGCTCCCCCGTGGGGCGCATCCTGGAGGAGGAGCGGCTGGAGCCTCAGGCCACGCCCGGGGCCGGCCCCACGCAGCCCCCTCACCCACTAGTGCCTTTGCCCCCGCGGCCTGGCAGCGGCCGCCCCGACGGCTTCCTGGGCCAGCGTGTCCGGGCGGTGCGGCCCACGCGCCTGTCCCTGGAGGGGCTGCCCAGCCTGCCCAGCATGCACGAGTACCCCCTGCCCCCGGAGCCCAAGAGCCCCGGCGAGTACATCAACATCGACTTCGGCGAGCCGGGCGCCCGCCTGTCTCCGCCCGCGCCTCCACTGCTGGCCTCCGCGGCCTCGTCGTCCTCGCTGCTGTCCGCCAGCAGTCCAGCCTCGTCGTTGGGCTCGGGCACCCCGGGCACCAGCAGCGACAGCCGGCAGCGCTCCCCGCTCTCCGATTACATGAACCTCGACTTCAGCTCCCCCAAGTCTCCCAAGCCGGGTCCCCGGAGCGGCCACCCCGTGGGCTCCCTGGACGCTCTCCTGTCCCCCGAGGGCTCCTCCCCGTACCCGCCGCTGCCCCCGCGCCCGCCCGCGTCCCCGTCCTTGTCGCTGCAGCTGCCACCGCCGCCACCACCCCCGGGGGAGCTGTACCGCCTGCCCCCCGTTTCGGCCACCACCACCGCTGCCACTGCCACCCAGGGCCCGGGCGCCGCCTCGTCGACGGCCTCGGAGACCGGGGACAACGGTGACTACACCGAGATGGCGTTCGGCGTGGCCGCCACGCCGCCGCAGCCCATCGCGGCCCCCCCCAAGCCGGAAGCCGCCCGCGTGGCCAGCCCGACGGCGGGCGTGAAGAGGCTGAGCCTCATGGAGCAGGTGTCCGGGGTGGAGGCCTTCCTGCAGGCCGGCCAGCCCCCCGACCCCCACCGCGGCGCCAAGGTCATCCGCGCGGACCCTCAGGGCGGCCGCCGCCGCCACAGCTCCGAGACCTTCTCCTCCACCACGACGGTCACCCCCGTGTCCCCGTCCTTCGCCCACAACCCCAAGCGCCACAACTCGGCCTCCGTGGAAAACGTGTCTCTCAGGAAAAGCAGCGAGGGCGGCGTGGGCGGCGGCCCTGGAGGGAGCGAGGAGCCGCCCACCTCCCCCCGACAGGTGCAGCCGGCGGCCCCCTCGGCCCCACAGGGCCGGCCGTGGACCCCGGGCCAGCCCGGGGGCTTGGTGGGCTGTCCTGGGAGCAGCGGCTCCCCAATGCGCAGGGAGACCTCCGCCGGCTTCCAGAACGGCCTCAACTACATCGCCATCGACGTGAGGGAGGAACCCGGGACGTCGCCGCAGCCGCAGCCTCCGCCGCCGCAGCTCCTGCAGCCGGGAGACAGGAGCTCCTGGGGCCGGACCCGAAGCCTCGGGGGTCTCATCAGCGCCGTGGGCGTCAGCAGTGCGGGCGGCGGGTGCGGGGGGCCAGGTCCCGGAACCCTGCCCCCTGCTAACACGTACGCCAGCATCGACTTCTTGTCTCACCACTTAAAGGAGGCCACCATCGTGAAAGGTGAGGCCCTTTGCCTTGGCGTCTGTGggaaggaggggtggggggtCGGGAGTGGGTGGGGGGTCTCCCCCCCACTCACGCCCTTACTTCTTGGAGACTTTGACCCAAAAGCCATCAGCCTGGCTCtggctcttgttttgtttttccatggtCTACCTTGTTCTCTAACTTCAGAGAATTCCCAGGAACACTCAACTCGAGTTGCAGGTGACGTTTTCCATGTGGGAGGGAAGTGATTTTTTGAGGCCCGACACATTCACCCATCCTGTGCGCCCTGCAGTCCCCCGTCCTTTCATACGGTAGAAGATCTCCCAGACCAGCACCCCTGGAGGCCGCGGGGCACCCGGCTCTCTTCCTCTGGGTACCTGGGTCCGTTCTTCGGGGGGACCTGTAGGTCCGACCGCTACCCCCAGCCACAGCCTGCACCTTTCCCTGTGTTTCTGGAGCCGTGCTCCTCCCGATTCTTGGGGAGCCTGGAGGTTCAGACCTGAAAGTCATTTAATAAATGAGCATCCATTTTGATGGCTGTTAACGGCCACAGTTAACCGTTTCAACTTGACGCATCCACTGTAGGAGCTTTTCCATCAAaggcattatttttctcttgaggGGTGACACGGCGAGGCTGCAAACACAGCCTGATAATGCAGTGGTGTTCTACCTGAGCAGACGTGCGAGTTACCTGGCGGCTTTGCTGAAACAGGGATCTCCTGCTTGGGTTAACCCCGCAGCTTCTGATGTTGTAGCTTTGGGGCGGGGCTCAGGCTCTGCGTTTCTAGTGAGTCTCTGCACAGGGCTGATGCTGCTGGCCTAGGGGACAACTCTGAGGACCCTGTCCCAGGGGAGACTCACCTGGGGAGGAGTGAAAAATTGCCTGTTGGGCCTCACCCCAGACACATTCAGGTAAAACATGAGatggctgggaggcagggagggcgtTTTTCAGAGTTGTCCAGATGATCTGAGTGTGCAGCCAGGATTTAGAACCAGTGCTTTGGAGAAGACAAgggaaagacagaaaacacagGTCTTCTCAAGAACAATCGGAGGAGGGTTCCTGGTATTGTTCTTGTCCTTATCAAATATCCGTGAGGAGAGAGAGCTGGGCTGACTCTGCGGCTGGTAGTGCGTTCTGGCTGTGTAAACTGTGAACGGTGCTTGGGATGGGAGAGGCGAAAGGGAAAGGTGAATGTTCAATTCCAGAGCGCTTCTGTTATTTTGTAGCTGTTTTCTTTGTGGGGTTCCTAGCAGGATGGAGGCTTTGTGGGAACAGTGAAACGTATAGCAACAAATAGTATTATTTAGATTTTGGGCTGGATGTGAGCCTAAGGTTTGAGCAGTCTTCAAGGGTCCTAAGATGAGGATCTAAGTGGGATTCCCAGCCTTTTGCTCCTAAATAGACCAGTTTAATGCTATCCAAATCCAGTGTCTGTTTTATAGTATATTTAGGACTGTTGGTCCATCGGATTTGAAATTCCAGCTGTGGGGTGAATCTCCTGTTATTCTAGTGAAATAGAGGAAAGGCTATTTCCTTTATTAAAACCATAGACTAGAAGATGAAAAGAGTCATAGAGAATTGTCAGGAGTGTGGTGCTTCGGCATCCAATTAAATCATTGGAAGTTGCCAGAACGTATCCCGTgaacagtggttctcagctgAAGGTCACTTTGGTTGGAGTTAAACACTATTGCGAGTGTGTCAGAGAGTTGAAGGATTAGCTGTCTTACAAGACACAGACCATTATaaacacagcagcagcagcagcagtataATTGAGTGgagaaaatacacacatttatgaAGTGCACAAATGGATATATGCTGGAGTGAACGTGAAAGCGGTTACATCTTGCCTGAATCTGATTCTAATCAGAAAAGCAGCCTGAGAACGTAACACCTTTTCCTGCTTTCAGTGGAGTCAGTGGGGCAAACCTGGTCTGGGTGATGGTGGGGCCTCAGCGGTGAGCTCTGCCATAGCAGCAGATGTGAGCTGGAATTTGTGTCTACAGGCCTGGAGGGACTCAAGGCCTTTCTGATCAAGTTGATACATTCAGAATTGGAATCCAAATAGGAGATAATGCCCTTTTCAGACTAGTGAAAATTTTGGACTCTAAGAGATAAGTTTATTTAGAGACTGGATTGAGTTTTTAAGATTTCCCACCAGCATAAAATTCCTTTCAGCCCATATGATTCTCGATTCTGAAGTCCAGACAACAGTGTGTATTCTATGGCTGTTGAACAAAGATGGGAGATCCCTGGGGCTGCTGTTTGTCCCAAGTTTGTGTGGGTCTCAGGATGAACCCTCTTCTAAGAAGTAAACAACTCCTTTACATCAAAATAGGCGACTGCAGTCAGTCCACTACGCCAAAACGACGTTTTGAAGACAGCAATATCTGCCCCACTGGGTTTCTGGTTAACTAAATTGAACACAGAGAACAGGAGAACAGGAAAGGCTAGTCACCTTAGTCCACGTGGCACCAAAGTTGTGGTCTGTTAGGACAGAAAGGAAACGTTTAGAGACTTGGGGCGAACATCCGCTTTTATTTAGCTCACACATGCACTAGAAGTGTGTTTGTGGTGGTCGTGAATACAGCATTCATAGTAGTAGATAAGCGTCCTTTGAGGAAATGATTTGTAGGAGGCAGACTTGCAAAGCATGTCTTTGAAGATGAAATAGAGAAAGCACTTCCTGGGCGGCCCCCTGCCCTGCCTGGCTCTTAGAAGTGGCTTGTGTTTCCACCCTGAGCTCCTTGTGTTCTGCGTGGGAAGacatcattagtgatgctgaTGCATAATAATTTGGGGTTACTTGGGTAATGTTTGGTATTTGCATAAGTGGCAGCAGAGAGGTAAGATTCCAGCCATGTCTGGCAGTTGTTTACAGTGGAATTGTGAATAGGGGTGGGTTTCAGTGCAAGAGCCAATTAAAAAGTATATCTCAGGTACATCTATTTTTATTAGTCCAGAGCAAACTCTAATTTATGCATCTTATTTGAGGGCAAGTGAAGGTTACTTATcatgcattttgtgtgtgtgtgcttgtggaAAACTCTAACCAGTCTGttaggttttgttgttttttgggaaTTGGAAATATGCTACTGAATTTCCTGTgctttaaaactgatttttaaaattaacgcTGTATGTTTTTGTGTTAGGATGGTAGATTGGTGAACGCCATAAAGTATGCTGTTTTAGTGTCCCTCTTTAGtggaattttattctaaaaacggcatatatatgtatgtataaaacagGTTAGATAAGAATTACCACTGAAAGTatccatatttaaattttgtttaataaaagGACTATCAATTCTTATCCTATGGTGAAAGAATGATAAGAGACATGTTCCCAAACTGACAATAAAATCACGATTTATGTTGAAAAGTTTTGCCTTTTGAAGTCGTAAAGGAGAGAATTTTCCTAAATTCAGAAATCCAGTGAGATGATTGGCAAACCTCAACAAGCGTTGTGTTTGCTGTGGCAGGTGCTGGTTTGCTTTAGTTGGCTGGCTCTGGCCGTAATAGGATAATAGTGTGTGCACTGCTCCCACTCTAGTCACAGGAGCGGACAACTAAGGTGCTAATGAAAACACACACGGGCTTTCGTGAATGAAAGTCACATGACTTGCtctgtttcttttattgaaaGAGAAACCTTTACAAAAATAGTACTTCATAGAAGGAAGCATAGTATGTGGAACACTAAACCAGGAATCAGGAAACCAGGTTTCTAGTTGCTGATCTTAATGAGTCATTGTGTGACTATGGGCAAGCCACTTAATCCTTCCTTCTCActttccctgtctgtaaaatgggggtaattaTAATCCTCCCCTTTCTGTGTCACAAGCTGGAAGGTAAATGAGATCATAAACATCAAGAGTGTTTTAAGCTCTTCTAAAGGAAGATGCTAATAAATCCGATTGTTGATACTTACTACTTTGAAGCCATGAATGTATACAGGAGAGACAGTTTTATAAGTGGATGCCCTCAAATTGACTAACAGAGTAGTCTGAAAATGGAGCCAGTACCTTAAAAAAATGCCACCTTTTCTGCTTCATTGCTGTTTCCACTCCAGTCTGCCTACAGCCATTGTTTTCCCCTTTTATTTAACTTAAGATCTGTCCATAGATATTTAGGAACAGATTGTAACAAAGTGGTGTTCTAAATGACATAGTAGAGTAACAATtagggaaaacagtatggtaatCCTGAAACTATATGGAGACTGAACTTCCAATTACCTTTTAGAACTTGTTTATGTATTAAGAGACGTGGACAAGGTGAAACTGCATAATTTGAATACACGTTTTAAAAATCGTCTCTTAATGCCGAACtcattgaaagaaaaacagaacccTACAGTTGTTTACTCATTGTTTAATCTGGGGTTTCATTCTTTGGGATTGATTTAATTAGGGTAGTCAGTCTGCAGTTTTAGAAAATATgtgattcttttgtttttctaacccCCCAAAAAGAATCTTAGTAGAGaattgatgttttattttctttagaagtaTCAGTATTTAAAATGAGGCTCTTTTTTCTGAAGAGAAGAACTTGCAGGCGTTTTAGTAACAGCACGAGTATAATGGGTTTTCTGTTAAAATTCCCACgaatacattttctttagaaGCATAGTTCTAAGAGCTAGCCAATTTTGGTATCAGATTTGGCAAGGagaaagggtttttgtttgtttgtttgttttgggtttttttgtaggGGGAGTAGCACAGAATCAAGTGTTCCCATTTCACCTTAGAAACTTAAGGGAAAtgtaactttattcttttatctgCATTACCAATTAGAGTAAGGAAAACCCTGTGAAGCAAAGTGCTATGCCCCCTGTCCTGCATTTGGACAGCTGTAATAGGGGTGGATTCTCTGTTGAATTTCTCTAGTACAGATGATAGCAGAATGAGTATTTCTGTATAAGATGAACAAAGCATTTTAATATTGGCATTTTcatgaacaaatgaaaacaaaattttctgaATGTTCAAAAGTGTTGGTTATAAACATATTAACTGTCAGATCATGATTGTTGTGAAAATAATGCTGTCCAAGTTTAGATAGGGACACTCTATATTTGGTTTGAGTGGGTTCTTCAAGACTGCAGTGGTTACTCTGACTCATTTAAGGTAGATTATTGTTCACGGAGTTCAGTGCTAGACTTTTCTGAAGAAAATTGGTAAAGTCATTTGGCATGAAagagatgatgaggatgatgaatGCTActgatttcaatttctttcaagATAGCTACAGAGATTTACATTAACTGAGtgctaaaataaaatgcataggtGCAGGTTAGTATATAGAGGGTTGGAGTATATGTTGTATACCAGCCTTCTGCTCTGTAGGTGTAAACAACGCAAGATACTTCTCTGTGCTACAGCTTTATTGCTTTAGTGAATTCATTACATAAGAATTCTGTAATAGATTGGATTCAGACTTACAGGTTGCatgtttacaaatgagaaaatagtcAATTTGGTGTTTCTGATTAATTTTCTATTAGActagaaaaatactaaatttgtATAGAGTCACTTTTATGTGTCCAAAGACACTGTAAAACTTGAATGAATAAAGGTGAAGCCTTGGAAACTTTGTCCAGTTTCCTTATGTCGTATATGATACCTGTGTACACAAACAAGGTTTATAAAATATTCCTTGCTTACTGTGTTTTTACTAAAATTTGGAATATTTGATCAGGTATTTTGACCCaccattatatttttttaaagataagtgaTCGCATGCATTACACTCTGTAAATGCTGGgtcttt
This window of the Saimiri boliviensis isolate mSaiBol1 chromosome 16, mSaiBol1.pri, whole genome shotgun sequence genome carries:
- the IRS2 gene encoding insulin receptor substrate 2, which codes for MASPPRQGPPGPASGDGPNLNNNNNNNNHSVRKCGYLRKQKHGHKRFFVLRGPGAGGDEATAGGGSAPQPPRLEYYESEKKWRSKAGAPKRVIALDCCLNINKRADAKHKYLIALYTKDEYFAVAAENEQEQEGWYRALTDLVSEGRAAAGDAPPAAAPAASCSGSLPAALGGSAGAAGAEDNYGLVAPATAAYREVWQVNLKPKGLGQSKNLTGVYRLCLSARTIGFVKLNCEQPSVTLQLMNIRRCGHSDSFFFIEVGRSAVTGPGELWMQADDSVVAQNIHETILEAMKALKELFEFRPRSKSQSSGSSATHPISVPGARRHHHLVNLPPSQTGLVRRSRTDSLAATPPAAKCSSCRVRTASEGDGGAAAAAAAAAGAAAAGARPVSVAGSPLSPGPARAPLSRSHTLSGGCGGRGSKVALLPAGGALQHSRSMSMPVAHSPPAATSPGSLSSSSGHGSGSYPPLPGAHPPLPHPLHHGPGQRPSSSSASASGSPSDPGFMSLDEYGSSPGDLRAFCSHRSNTPESIAETPPARDGGGGELYGYMTMDRPLSHCGRPYRRVSGDAAQDLDRGLRKRTYSLTTPARQRPVPQPSSASLDEYTLMRATFSGSAGRLCPSCPASSPKVAYHPYPEDYGDIEIGSHRSSSSNLGADDGYMPMTPGAALAGSGRGSCRSDYMPMSPASVSAPKQILQPRALAAAAVPPAGSAGPAPTSAAGRTFPVSGGSYKVSSPAESSPEDSGYMRMWCGSKLPMEHADSKLLPNGDYLNMSPGDAGTPPDLFSAALHAGGEPLRGVPGCCYSTLPRSYKAPYTCGGDSDQYVLMSSPVGRILEEERLEPQATPGAGPTQPPHPLVPLPPRPGSGRPDGFLGQRVRAVRPTRLSLEGLPSLPSMHEYPLPPEPKSPGEYINIDFGEPGARLSPPAPPLLASAASSSSLLSASSPASSLGSGTPGTSSDSRQRSPLSDYMNLDFSSPKSPKPGPRSGHPVGSLDALLSPEGSSPYPPLPPRPPASPSLSLQLPPPPPPPGELYRLPPVSATTTAATATQGPGAASSTASETGDNGDYTEMAFGVAATPPQPIAAPPKPEAARVASPTAGVKRLSLMEQVSGVEAFLQAGQPPDPHRGAKVIRADPQGGRRRHSSETFSSTTTVTPVSPSFAHNPKRHNSASVENVSLRKSSEGGVGGGPGGSEEPPTSPRQVQPAAPSAPQGRPWTPGQPGGLVGCPGSSGSPMRRETSAGFQNGLNYIAIDVREEPGTSPQPQPPPPQLLQPGDRSSWGRTRSLGGLISAVGVSSAGGGCGGPGPGTLPPANTYASIDFLSHHLKEATIVKE